One window from the genome of Enterobacter asburiae encodes:
- the selO gene encoding protein adenylyltransferase SelO produces the protein MTLSFTAHWHDELPGFYTALKPTPLQNSRLIWHNDLLAEELAIPHELFQRSEGAGVWGGETLLAGMQPLAQVYSGHQFGVWAGQLGDGRGILLGEQQLPNGETVDWHLKGAGLTPWSRMGDGRAVLRSTIRESLASEAMHALGIPTTRALSIVTSDTPIVRETVEKGAMLMRIAQSHLRFGHFEHFYYRREPDKVRQLADFAIRHHWAHLQDEADKYVLWFRDVVARTAALIARWQTVGFAHGVMNTDNMSILGLTFDYGPFGFLDDYQPGYICNHSDYQGRYSFDNQPAVGLWNLQRLAQPLSPFIDVDALNDALDSYQDILLREYGTLMRNKLGLMTQERGDNDILNGLFALMAREGSDYTRTFRMLGQTEQHSAASPLRDEFIDRQAFDDWFAQYRTRLQQEQVDDAVRQTQMNATNPAMVLRNWLAQRAIEQAEQGEYDELHRLHLALRTPFADRDDDYVSRPPDWGKRLEVSCSS, from the coding sequence ATGACCCTGTCTTTTACCGCTCACTGGCATGACGAGTTGCCTGGCTTTTACACCGCACTCAAACCGACACCGTTACAAAATTCACGCCTTATCTGGCATAACGATTTGCTGGCAGAAGAGCTGGCCATTCCGCATGAGCTGTTTCAGCGTTCAGAGGGCGCAGGCGTCTGGGGCGGTGAAACGCTTCTCGCCGGTATGCAACCTCTGGCTCAGGTCTATAGCGGACATCAGTTTGGCGTCTGGGCGGGGCAGCTGGGCGACGGCAGGGGGATCCTGCTCGGTGAACAACAGCTTCCCAACGGGGAGACGGTTGACTGGCACCTGAAAGGCGCAGGCCTTACTCCCTGGTCGCGAATGGGCGACGGGCGCGCGGTGCTGCGTTCAACGATCCGTGAAAGCCTGGCGTCTGAAGCGATGCACGCCCTGGGTATTCCCACTACCCGCGCGCTGTCGATTGTCACCAGCGATACGCCGATAGTGCGCGAAACGGTAGAAAAGGGGGCAATGCTGATGCGCATTGCGCAAAGCCATTTGCGCTTCGGCCATTTTGAGCACTTTTACTATCGCCGCGAGCCGGACAAGGTTCGCCAGTTGGCTGACTTTGCCATTCGTCACCACTGGGCACATCTGCAGGACGAGGCGGATAAATACGTTCTCTGGTTCAGGGACGTGGTTGCCCGAACCGCAGCCCTGATTGCCCGCTGGCAAACGGTAGGCTTTGCCCATGGCGTGATGAATACGGACAACATGTCGATCCTCGGGTTGACCTTTGATTACGGTCCGTTTGGTTTCCTGGACGATTATCAGCCCGGCTATATCTGCAACCACTCCGACTATCAGGGACGCTACAGCTTTGACAATCAGCCAGCGGTTGGCCTGTGGAACCTGCAGCGGCTTGCGCAACCCCTTTCGCCGTTCATCGACGTTGATGCCCTCAACGATGCGCTCGACAGCTATCAGGACATATTACTGCGGGAATATGGCACGCTGATGCGCAACAAGCTGGGGCTGATGACGCAGGAGAGGGGCGATAACGACATCCTCAACGGTCTGTTTGCCCTGATGGCGCGTGAGGGCAGCGATTATACCCGTACCTTCCGGATGCTGGGCCAGACGGAGCAGCACAGCGCGGCCTCGCCGCTGCGCGACGAGTTTATTGACAGGCAGGCGTTTGACGACTGGTTTGCCCAGTACCGCACGCGGCTGCAGCAGGAGCAGGTGGACGACGCTGTCCGCCAGACGCAGATGAACGCGACGAATCCCGCGATGGTATTGCGCAACTGGCTGGCGCAGCGGGCGATTGAGCAGGCAGAGCAGGGGGAATACGACGAGCTACACCGTTTGCATCTGGCGCTGCGCACGCCGTTTGCCGACCGGGATGATGACTACGTCAGCCGCCCCCCTGACTGGGGCAAGCGGCTGGAGGTCAGCTGCTCAAGCTAA
- a CDS encoding EAL domain-containing protein, whose translation MIITLDNAYQSELLLLPARNSAGELKGLEILVNFTGVGSDVRIPTELVIPRLSAAEELALFNEKLQLLDTCKLFFIQHQLIAWINITPAIVEFLLSNGNAVSILERYPFLEFTVNENYPGLNNGKDDLQLARMAIHFPLVLANFGAGAASLKAVYDGLFKRVILDKGFIQQRAPELSFEPFMRAILWQITPHCQSVIVSGIDDHGLLQRVLSFNFGAMQGALWPAVSAEHVTTLVQQR comes from the coding sequence ATGATTATTACGCTAGATAATGCTTACCAGTCTGAACTGCTGCTTTTACCTGCCCGTAATAGCGCAGGTGAGCTTAAAGGTTTAGAAATTCTGGTTAACTTTACTGGCGTCGGCAGCGATGTGCGGATCCCCACTGAGCTTGTTATCCCTCGGCTTTCAGCGGCTGAAGAGTTAGCGCTGTTTAACGAAAAACTGCAATTGCTTGATACCTGTAAACTGTTTTTTATTCAGCATCAGTTAATTGCATGGATCAATATTACACCTGCAATAGTTGAATTTTTATTAAGTAATGGAAACGCTGTTTCAATCCTTGAGCGTTATCCGTTTCTTGAGTTTACTGTTAATGAGAATTATCCAGGTTTAAATAATGGTAAGGACGACCTGCAGCTGGCGAGAATGGCAATCCATTTCCCGTTGGTCCTGGCAAACTTTGGCGCAGGCGCCGCATCGCTCAAAGCGGTCTATGATGGATTATTTAAACGGGTCATCCTTGATAAAGGCTTCATTCAGCAGCGTGCTCCGGAGCTCTCTTTTGAGCCTTTTATGCGCGCCATCCTCTGGCAAATCACGCCGCACTGCCAGTCAGTGATCGTCTCGGGCATTGACGACCACGGCCTGTTGCAACGCGTTTTATCCTTCAATTTTGGCGCCATGCAGGGGGCACTCTGGCCAGCCGTCTCTGCAGAACACGTCACTACGCTGGTTCAGCAGCGATAA
- a CDS encoding C40 family peptidase, whose product MRFWFLLMATLFLAGCSSHRAPPPNPRLSDSITVIASLNDQLSNWRGTPYRYGGMSRGGVDCSGFVLMTFRDKFDLQLPRETRKQAEIGTEIDKDDLLPGDLVFFKTGSGESGLHVGIYDTDNQFIHASTSRGVMRSSLDNVYWRKNFWQARRI is encoded by the coding sequence ATGCGATTCTGGTTTCTCCTGATGGCCACACTCTTTCTTGCGGGATGCAGTAGCCATCGTGCGCCGCCGCCTAACCCACGGCTTTCAGATTCGATCACCGTCATTGCCAGCCTTAACGATCAGCTGAGCAACTGGCGCGGCACGCCTTATCGCTACGGCGGAATGAGCCGCGGCGGCGTGGATTGCTCCGGATTCGTGCTGATGACGTTTCGCGATAAGTTTGATTTACAGCTTCCGCGCGAAACGCGCAAACAGGCAGAAATTGGCACTGAAATTGATAAAGACGATCTTCTGCCCGGGGACCTGGTTTTCTTCAAAACCGGATCGGGTGAAAGCGGTCTCCATGTGGGCATATATGATACAGACAATCAGTTCATTCACGCCTCGACCAGCCGCGGCGTTATGCGCTCTTCTCTTGATAATGTTTACTGGCGTAAAAATTTCTGGCAGGCACGACGTATATAG
- the btuD gene encoding vitamin B12 ABC transporter ATP-binding protein BtuD, whose amino-acid sequence MSLLMQLTDVAEKERLEPITGTVNAGEILHLVGPNGAGKSTLLARMAGMTDGEGQITLLEHTLADWTPVSLAHRRSYLVQQQMPPFAMPVWHYLMLHLHDKQQTSLLTDVAAALGLEDKLSRHASQLSGGEWQRVRLAAVILQIHPAGNPHGRMLLLDEPMSGLDVAQQAALDTLLSALSRKGIAVVMSSHDLNHTLRHAHRVWLLSKGKMIASGARDRVLTPPHLARAYNMSFRRLDIEGHKMLISTGQS is encoded by the coding sequence ATGTCGTTGCTGATGCAGCTCACGGACGTTGCCGAGAAGGAACGTCTGGAGCCGATAACCGGTACCGTCAATGCGGGCGAAATCCTGCATCTTGTCGGGCCAAACGGTGCGGGGAAGAGCACGCTGCTGGCACGGATGGCAGGCATGACCGACGGAGAAGGGCAGATAACGCTGCTGGAGCATACGCTCGCCGACTGGACGCCGGTCTCGCTGGCGCATCGGCGCAGTTACCTTGTGCAGCAGCAGATGCCGCCCTTTGCGATGCCGGTCTGGCACTATCTGATGCTGCATTTGCACGACAAACAACAAACGTCACTCCTGACGGACGTGGCCGCAGCGCTCGGGCTGGAAGATAAACTCTCCCGGCACGCCAGCCAGCTTTCCGGCGGAGAGTGGCAGCGGGTGCGCCTGGCGGCGGTCATTCTTCAGATCCACCCGGCAGGCAATCCTCACGGGCGGATGCTGCTCCTCGATGAGCCCATGAGCGGTCTGGACGTGGCGCAGCAGGCGGCACTGGATACGCTGCTAAGCGCCCTGAGCCGAAAAGGGATCGCCGTGGTGATGAGCAGCCATGACCTCAACCACACCCTGCGTCATGCCCACCGGGTGTGGCTGCTGTCGAAGGGAAAGATGATCGCCAGCGGTGCGCGAGATAGGGTTCTTACGCCACCCCATCTTGCCCGCGCGTACAACATGTCGTTCCGCAGGCTGGATATAGAGGGACATAAGATGCTGATTTCTACCGGGCAGTCGTAA
- a CDS encoding glutathione peroxidase, with the protein MQTNILNTEVTTIDGEKTTLEGYKGNVLLIVNVASKCGLTPQYEQLENIQKAWEKDGFTVLGFPCNQFLGQEPGSEEEIKTFCSTTYGVTFPMFSKIDVNGEDRHPLYAKLIAAAPKAVAPEGSGFYERMASKGRAPLYPDDILWNFEKFLIGRDGQVVQRFSPDMTPEDPIVMESIKLALAK; encoded by the coding sequence ATGCAGACTAATATTCTGAATACCGAAGTGACCACCATTGACGGCGAGAAAACCACGCTGGAAGGCTACAAAGGCAACGTGTTGCTTATCGTCAACGTGGCATCCAAATGTGGCCTGACGCCGCAGTACGAGCAGCTGGAAAACATTCAGAAGGCCTGGGAGAAAGACGGCTTCACCGTGCTGGGCTTCCCGTGCAACCAGTTCCTCGGCCAGGAGCCGGGCAGCGAAGAGGAGATTAAAACCTTCTGCAGCACCACCTATGGCGTGACGTTCCCGATGTTCAGCAAAATCGATGTCAACGGTGAAGACCGCCATCCGCTGTATGCGAAGCTGATCGCTGCCGCGCCGAAGGCCGTTGCGCCTGAAGGAAGCGGTTTTTATGAACGCATGGCCAGCAAAGGCCGCGCGCCGCTTTACCCGGACGATATCCTGTGGAATTTTGAAAAGTTCCTGATTGGTCGCGACGGCCAGGTGGTTCAGCGCTTTTCGCCGGATATGACCCCCGAGGATCCGATCGTCATGGAATCGATCAAGCTGGCGCTGGCGAAATAA
- the btuC gene encoding vitamin B12 ABC transporter permease BtuC, which produces MLDYAHRQHRSDKRRLLLLVLLLIVAAAVSLCAGDRWIGPESWWGPDGQLFVWQIRLPRTVAVVLVGAALALCGTIMQALFDNPLAEPGLLGVSNGAGVGLIAAVMLGGGELSGWSISLSAILGALLITAILLRFARRHLSTSRLLLAGVALGIICSALMTWAVYFSTSFDLRQLMYWMMGGFGGVDWHQGWLMALLVPVIVWAALQAQPLNMLALGETSARQLGMPIAFWRNVLVIAIGWLVGVSVALAGAIGFIGLVIPHMLRLCGLTDHRTLLPASAVAGAVTLLVADIIARLALTAAELPIGVVTATLGAPVFIWLLLKAGR; this is translated from the coding sequence ATGCTTGATTATGCCCACCGCCAGCACCGTTCTGATAAGCGTCGCCTGCTTTTGCTGGTGCTGTTGCTCATTGTCGCCGCAGCCGTGAGCCTCTGCGCCGGAGACCGATGGATAGGGCCTGAAAGCTGGTGGGGACCGGACGGGCAGCTCTTCGTCTGGCAAATTCGCCTGCCGCGCACCGTCGCGGTGGTTCTGGTGGGGGCCGCGCTGGCGCTGTGCGGCACCATTATGCAGGCGTTGTTTGATAACCCGCTGGCGGAGCCCGGGCTACTCGGCGTGTCGAACGGAGCTGGCGTGGGTCTGATTGCGGCGGTGATGCTGGGCGGGGGAGAACTCTCCGGATGGAGTATTAGCCTGAGCGCTATTCTCGGCGCACTACTGATCACAGCAATCCTTCTTCGCTTCGCCAGACGGCACCTATCGACCAGCCGTCTGCTGCTTGCCGGCGTGGCGCTGGGGATCATCTGCAGCGCGTTGATGACCTGGGCGGTCTACTTTTCAACCTCCTTTGACCTGCGTCAGCTGATGTACTGGATGATGGGCGGCTTTGGGGGCGTTGACTGGCACCAGGGCTGGCTGATGGCGCTGCTGGTACCGGTCATCGTGTGGGCTGCCCTGCAGGCGCAGCCGCTGAATATGCTCGCGCTGGGTGAAACCTCTGCCCGCCAGCTCGGCATGCCGATTGCGTTCTGGCGTAATGTGCTGGTGATCGCCATTGGCTGGCTGGTCGGTGTCAGCGTGGCTCTGGCGGGCGCGATCGGTTTTATCGGGCTGGTTATTCCGCACATGCTGCGCCTGTGTGGCCTCACGGACCATCGGACTCTGCTTCCGGCCTCGGCGGTTGCCGGGGCCGTCACGCTGCTGGTGGCCGATATCATCGCCCGGCTTGCCCTGACGGCCGCAGAGCTGCCGATTGGCGTGGTGACCGCCACGCTGGGCGCGCCGGTATTTATCTGGCTACTATTAAAAGCTGGACGTTAA